In Polaribacter sp. L3A8, a genomic segment contains:
- a CDS encoding peptidoglycan DD-metalloendopeptidase family protein has product MKKIILLLVLITSFSSCKKDVKKPVTVPKKVKPKPVYKFGYKIEDYKVIQDTIRRGESFGAILDRHHVDYPKISEITTSIKDVFDVRRLRAGKPYVILSSKDSLEEAKVFIYKDNLINATVIDFKDSIIAAHTYVQPIKTVEKIVEGEIHSNLSNAMDSLHLSANLTYAVADIYAWTLDFYKLQKGDTFKLVFEEKYIKDSLFAGYGEIKSAVFKHNGTNLLAFRYVADSIKGIPEYYDENGNMLRSQFLKSPIKFQYRISSRYNLRRRIAYYGNKIRPHKGTDFAANIGTPILATASGTVSESARRGGNGNYVKIKHNSTYSTQYLHMKKRKVNKGQYVKQGDVIGWVGMTGNTGGPHVCYRFWKHGKQVDPFKEKLPSAEPLKKSLKPKYLEYIKPLKYQLENKVLPVKEPEVIEKIAQN; this is encoded by the coding sequence TTGAAAAAAATAATCCTCCTTTTAGTTTTAATTACCTCGTTTTCATCTTGTAAAAAAGATGTTAAAAAACCCGTAACAGTACCTAAAAAAGTAAAACCTAAACCTGTTTATAAATTTGGGTATAAAATAGAAGATTATAAAGTAATACAAGATACTATTAGAAGAGGCGAAAGTTTTGGCGCTATTTTAGATAGGCATCATGTAGATTACCCAAAAATTAGTGAAATTACTACTTCTATAAAAGATGTTTTTGATGTTAGAAGATTAAGAGCAGGAAAACCTTATGTAATTTTATCTAGTAAAGACTCTTTAGAGGAGGCCAAGGTTTTTATTTATAAGGATAATTTAATTAACGCTACGGTTATAGATTTTAAAGATTCTATAATAGCTGCACATACTTATGTTCAGCCAATAAAAACAGTAGAAAAAATTGTAGAAGGAGAAATTCATTCTAATCTTTCTAATGCAATGGATAGTTTACATTTATCAGCAAATTTAACGTATGCTGTTGCAGATATTTATGCTTGGACTTTAGATTTTTACAAACTACAGAAAGGAGATACTTTTAAGCTCGTTTTTGAAGAGAAGTACATAAAAGACTCTCTTTTTGCAGGCTATGGAGAAATTAAATCGGCAGTATTTAAGCATAATGGAACAAATTTACTTGCTTTTAGATACGTGGCAGATTCTATAAAAGGAATTCCAGAATACTATGATGAAAACGGAAACATGCTTCGTAGTCAGTTTTTAAAATCACCTATAAAATTTCAATATAGAATTTCTTCGAGATACAATTTAAGAAGAAGGATAGCATATTACGGTAATAAGATAAGACCACATAAAGGGACTGATTTTGCGGCCAATATTGGTACACCAATTTTAGCAACAGCAAGTGGAACCGTTTCTGAGTCTGCAAGAAGAGGAGGAAATGGTAATTATGTAAAGATTAAACATAATAGTACGTACTCTACGCAGTATTTACACATGAAAAAACGTAAAGTTAATAAAGGGCAATACGTAAAACAAGGAGATGTAATTGGTTGGGTAGGTATGACGGGGAATACAGGTGGACCACATGTATGTTATCGTTTTTGGAAACATGGCAAGCAAGTAGACCCTTTTAAGGAGAAACTACCCTCTGCAGAACCTTTAAA
- a CDS encoding DUF3108 domain-containing protein, translated as MKKYTLLFLTLFFLTITNSQENSVAFKSGELLRYKMSYSGFLRAGTAVLEVQEKDLNGKKVFYTKGTGWTSGMIKWFFSVDDKYESYFDKDTVKPYLFKRKIDEGGYKKHRITSFNYNSNKAYVQDFTMQKDTSVSFSNVQDILSSFYYLRNKDVKNMNKGEEIAIDMFLDSQVYPFKLRFIGRETLKTKFGKVKTLIFRPLVQSGRVFKAQESVTLWITDDANKIPIKMKADLAVGSLRAELESYKGLANPFIKY; from the coding sequence ATGAAAAAATATACCCTATTATTTTTGACCCTTTTTTTCTTGACAATTACTAATAGTCAAGAAAATTCAGTTGCTTTTAAAAGCGGAGAGTTGTTACGTTATAAAATGAGTTACAGTGGCTTTTTAAGAGCAGGAACTGCCGTTTTAGAAGTACAAGAAAAAGATTTAAATGGTAAAAAAGTGTTTTATACTAAAGGTACAGGTTGGACCTCTGGTATGATAAAATGGTTTTTTAGTGTGGATGATAAATATGAGAGTTATTTTGATAAAGATACCGTGAAGCCTTATCTTTTTAAAAGAAAAATTGACGAAGGTGGCTATAAAAAACATAGAATTACTTCATTTAATTATAATTCTAATAAAGCATACGTTCAAGATTTTACAATGCAAAAAGATACGTCTGTCTCTTTTTCTAATGTGCAAGACATCCTTTCTTCATTCTATTATTTAAGAAATAAAGATGTTAAAAATATGAATAAGGGAGAGGAAATTGCCATAGATATGTTTTTAGATTCTCAGGTATATCCTTTTAAATTACGTTTTATAGGAAGAGAAACGTTAAAAACAAAATTCGGTAAAGTTAAAACACTTATTTTTAGACCATTAGTACAGTCTGGTAGAGTTTTTAAAGCACAAGAAAGTGTTACGCTTTGGATTACTGATGATGCTAATAAAATTCCTATTAAAATGAAAGCAGATTTAGCAGTTGGTTCTTTAAGAGCGGAATTAGAGTCTTATAAGGGGTTAGCAAATCCTTTTATTAAATATTAA
- a CDS encoding tryptophan 2,3-dioxygenase family protein: MNRDEILKAIEEKYDKLGVPVDSMLEGLLWSTPITYWDYIQTDALLGLQTPRTTQPDEMVFIMYHQVNELLFKMILWEIDQVAKTIEVTADRFSMHLGRISRYFDMLCSSFNVMADGMEKEQYLKFRNTLTPASGFQSAQYRKIEFASTELINLIDVRFRDDIDRNSSFKNAYNHLYWQAAGKNYTTGQKSTLLTLFEKKYMGDFIDFMEDYNDINLSLKFKQLPKEVQENKDLIKAMRHYDYTVNVKWVMAHYNAAAKYIGGNDSELKATGGSNWRKYMHPKYQRRIFYPYLWSEEELKNWGTF, from the coding sequence ATGAACAGAGACGAAATTTTAAAAGCAATAGAAGAAAAGTACGATAAATTAGGTGTGCCTGTAGATTCTATGTTAGAGGGTTTGCTTTGGAGTACGCCAATAACGTATTGGGATTATATTCAAACAGATGCTTTACTTGGTTTGCAAACTCCAAGAACTACGCAACCAGACGAAATGGTTTTTATCATGTACCATCAAGTAAATGAGTTGTTGTTTAAAATGATTTTGTGGGAAATTGACCAAGTAGCAAAAACAATTGAAGTTACAGCAGATAGGTTTTCGATGCATTTAGGTAGAATTAGCAGGTATTTTGATATGCTTTGTAGTTCTTTTAATGTAATGGCAGATGGAATGGAGAAAGAGCAGTATCTAAAATTTAGAAATACATTAACGCCTGCAAGTGGTTTTCAAAGTGCACAATACCGTAAAATAGAATTTGCATCCACAGAATTAATAAATTTAATTGATGTTCGTTTTAGGGACGATATCGATAGAAATTCGTCATTTAAAAATGCCTATAATCATTTGTATTGGCAAGCAGCAGGTAAAAATTATACAACAGGGCAGAAATCGACTTTATTAACTCTTTTTGAAAAAAAATATATGGGAGATTTTATCGATTTTATGGAAGATTATAATGATATTAATTTGTCTTTAAAATTTAAACAGTTGCCTAAAGAAGTGCAAGAAAATAAAGATTTAATCAAAGCCATGCGTCATTATGATTATACAGTAAACGTAAAGTGGGTAATGGCTCATTACAATGCTGCTGCAAAATATATTGGTGGTAATGATTCTGAATTAAAAGCTACAGGAGGTAGTAATTGGCGTAAATATATGCATCCAAAATATCAACGAAGAATTTTTTATCCGTACTTGTGGAGTGAAGAAGAGTTAAAAAATTGGGGTACGTTTTAA